A genomic stretch from Microplitis mediator isolate UGA2020A chromosome 10, iyMicMedi2.1, whole genome shotgun sequence includes:
- the LOC130676064 gene encoding proclotting enzyme-like: MQLNVTMSSWILGLFVIIINNLMSVKSFEYPVYNLRYDGYRAQQSPAMPAIRRWTETWGDGPRRSPLYRRDTQEMPPRLQYTKLVREQEPKSDPLVTISETLGALNTVGNFIVNMTRGVDNSDNPSKELPSAIYTISKNILGRNVTDSIAPLVRGVTLPLRPSSSSSSSSSSSSTESPSADNESNGNVVIRDKESTSSSSCTTAEGGPGKCQDLSNCPHLLLNLTKLRQSLCFKSLFVPGVCCPFDRLDLTPTILSPATSSPTSESGRPPRPPYRPSKPVTPRPIPLFPISPAPPLPSSTSSPSTILKPLPDLSNNSSNNIETIDTIDNNFIQDDEECGVRNSGKYRVVGGEEALPGRWPWMAAIFLHGSRRTEFWCGGSLIGPKHILTAAHCTRDQRQRPFAARQFTVRLGDIDLERDDEPSSPETYTVKAVHAHNKFSRVGFYNDIAILELTRPVRKSPYVIPICLPQGRYQTEAFQGARPTVVGWGTTYYGGKESTVQRQAVLPVWRNEDCNAAYFQPITGNFLCAGYSQGGKDACQGDSGGPLMLRAEGKWMQIGIVSFGNKCGEPGYPGVYTRVTEYIDWIKSNSN, translated from the exons ATGCAATTAAATGTGACAATGTCTTCATGGATATTAG gattgtttgtaattattatcaataatttgatGTCGGTAAAATCTTTTGAGTATCCAGTTTATAATTTAC GATATGATGGATACAGAGCTCAACAATCTCCAGCAATGCCAGCTATTAGACGATGGACTGAAACTTGGGGTGATGGACCACGTCGTAGTCCTTTGTACCGTCGAGACACTCAGGAAATGCCACCACGTCTGCAGTATACAAAATTAGTACGAGAACAAGAACCAAAATCAGATCCTCTTGTGACAATTAGCGAAACTTTAGGAGCTCTTAATACAGTTGGGAATTTTATCGTCAACATGACTCGCGGTGTTGATAATTCAGACAATCCATCAAAAGAATTGCCGTCTGCTATTTACAcgatttctaaaaatattttaggtcGAAATGTAACCGACAGTATTGCACCTTTGGTACGTGGGGTTACTTTACCTCTTCGTCCTTCTAGttcatcttcatcatcatcatcatcatcatcaacagAAAGTCCTAGTGCCGATAATGAAAGCAATGGAAATGTTGTAATTAGAGACAAAGAATCAACATCGTCATCATCGTGTACAACTGCCGAGGGTGGTCCAGGTAAATGTCAAGATCTCAGTAATTGTCCTCATCTGCTTCTAAACCTTACCAAGTTACGCCAGTCATTGTGCTTCAAAAGTCTTTTTGTACCTGGGGTCTGTTGCCCATTCGACAGACTGGATCTAACGCCAACTATTTTAAG TCCCGCGACGAGTTCACCGACTAGTGAAAGTGGACGACCACCAAGACCTCCTTATCGGCCATCAAAGCCAGTGACACCTAGACCTATTCCTCTGTTTCCAATATCACCAGCACCTCCACTACCATCCTCAACTTCTAGTCCTAGCACAATTTTAAAACCATTACCAGATTTATCCAACAACAgttcaaataatattgaaacaaTTGATaccattgataataattttattcaagatgatgaag aatGTGGAGTAAGGAATTCGGGAAAGTATCGTGTTGTTGGTGGTGAAGAGGCTTTACCAGGTCGTTGGCCCTGGATGGCCGCAATTTTTCTTCATGGTTCTCGACGTACTGAATTCTGGTGTGGTGGTTCTCTCATCGGACCAAAACATATTCTTACGGCAGCTCATTGCACCCGAGATCAACGACAACGACC TTTTGCAGCACGGCAATTTACAGTACGTCTTGGTGACATTGACCTTGAACGAGACGACGAGCCGTCCTCGCCCGAGACTTATACAGTCAAGGCCGTACATGCACACAACAAGTTCTCACGAGTTGGATTTTACAATGATATTGCTATTCTTGAGCTCACCAGGCCTGTGAGAAAATCACCTTACGTAATACCAATTTGTCTGCCTCAGGGTCGCTACCAGACTGAAGCATTTCAGGGCGCAAGACCAACAGTTGTTGGTTGGGGCACCACATATTatg GAGGAAAGGAGAGCACAGTTCAACGTCAAGCAGTTTTGCCAGTTTGGAGGAACGAGGACTGTAATGCTGCTTACTTTCAACCAATAACTGGAAACTTCCTTTGTGCTGGATACAGTCAAGGTGGCAAAGATGCTTGTCAGGGTGATTCTGGTGGACCACTGATGCTACGCGCTGAGGGTAAATGGATGCAAATTGGTATTGTTTCATTTGGTAATAAATGCGGAGAACCCGGTTATCCTGGTGTTTATACTCGAGTCACAGAGTATATCGACTGGATTAAAAGtaattctaattaa
- the LOC130676067 gene encoding coiled-coil domain-containing protein 149 — protein sequence MANSIDSSQLCKNYEFNYDEVTMLRKKLQLKSEALMLLSQELDQCRIQRDQFKLMAEQIQERFWHFRKQASVTRDLQKYDMDEDFRTMDLLAEIREQNKCLRLQVETLRQKLRDAQGDIKVLRTSSNHSHSEPSSSQLAPAVHEKEEMIEQLEKLNVKCTQLKNDFKNLLDEKHELETERDAFKCKSHRLNYELSKALKASQPLDVDSLINENRYLQERLQQLLAEKDLTRQSLLKYKGMLDNKRVKGALKLGSNGTIGTIMTHKQVEQLLQQGINIPPQKSAAALSDLRSLCSALLEALNDKTLALVHQKKANKILAARICELDSAYPSPTSKLLDGYVSADVDNLEEIEEISDYNDKDLLNNIDKEDNSLQINSDVSCDESSPSHAGDITSTPTLPLDLPENLGALVQKALLDLRENPNDKS from the exons atgGCCAATTCAATTGATAGCTCACAGTTgtgtaaaaattatgaatttaattatgacGAA gttacgatgttgagaaaaaaattacaattaaaatctGAGGCACTTATGCTATTAAGTCAAGAGTTAGATCAATGTAGGATACAACGTgatcaatttaaattgatgGCTGAGCAGATACAAGAACGATTTTGGCATTTTAGAAAACAAGCTAGTGTTACCAGGGATcttca aaaatatGACATGGACGAGGATTTTCGTACGATGGATCTTTTGGCAGAAATACGGGAACAGAATAAATGTTTAAGATTACAAGTAGAAACATTACGACAAAAATTAAGAGACGCTCAGGGAGATATTAAAGTTTTAAGGACAAGTAGTAATCATTCACATTCAGAGCCAAGTAGTTCACAATTAGCTCCTGCTGTTCATGAAAAAGAAGAGATGATTGAGCagcttgaaaaattaaatgttaaa TGTACACaattgaaaaatgattttaaaaatttgcttGACGAAAAACACGAATTGGAGACAGAACGAGATGCATTTAAATGTAAATCACATAGATTGAATTATGAATTATCTAAAGCTTTAAAAGCTTCACAGCCATTGGATGTAGAtagtttaattaatgaaaatagaTATTTACAAGAAAGATTGCAACAATTGTTAGCAGAAAAAGACCTTACCCGTCAATCTCTTTTAAAGTAcaag ggaATGCTTGATAATAAACGAGTAAAAGGTGCTTTAAAATTAGGTAGTAATGGGACTATTGGTACAATTATGACCCATAAACAAG TTGAACAATTATTGCAACAAGGTATTAATATACCACCGCAAAAATCCGCTGCTGCCTTATCAGATTTACGTAGTTTGTGTTCAGCACTATTGGAAGCTTTGAATGATAAAACACTGGCACTTGTTCATCAAAAAAAAGCTAACaa aattTTAGCAGCAAGAATATGTGAACTAGACAGTGCTTATCCATCACCTACATCAAAACTATTAGACGGATATGTAAGTGCAGATGTTGATAATCTTGAAGAGATAGAAGAGATTTCAGATTATAATGATAaggatttattaaataatattgataaagaAGATAATAGTTTGCAAATAAATAGTGATGTTTCTTGTGATGAATCATCACCATCTCATGCAGGTGATATTACCTCAACACCAACGTTGCCTCTTGATTTACCAGAAAATTTAGGAGCGTTGGTACAAAAAGCATTACTCGATTTAAGAGAAAATCCTAACGATAAATCATGa